In Streptomyces sp. NBC_00433, a single genomic region encodes these proteins:
- a CDS encoding class III lanthipeptide has product MSVLNLQSLEPTDTRSGAAAISWTSSNLLCCEDVDPDPR; this is encoded by the coding sequence GTGAGCGTCCTGAACCTCCAGTCACTGGAGCCGACGGACACCCGGAGCGGTGCGGCGGCCATCAGTTGGACCAGCAGCAACCTGCTGTGCTGCGAGGACGTCGATCCAGATCCGCGGTGA
- a CDS encoding condensation domain-containing protein, protein MGGAVADEILEAPPMKVSDAGRAFPMCLPGEGDGHPLPGPAERVGVAFAGLDAGVEVLTWGQWSLWEAMSRHGSWMPLGGAKPLEAGVSVGDVAAELRYLVTRYPSMRTRLRFGAGDEPAQELFGAGEIFLEVYDAGDGTTPGELAAAVEANYRHEPFHLADDWPVRMAVIRRGGNLTHMVAIMCHLVTDAAGARVMLREVAAGATEPPVGMQPLEQARWQRSSAGRRQDDRALRYHENVLATIAPRRLPYSGDPRSPRFWSADLRTRALRPAAQALVQRTGATASTVLLALYAVALARITGVNPVVVRPLVGNRFRPGLADVVCMLSQPGLCALDVADTTVDEAVARMQRAVMSAYKYGYYDPRRLAELVDRVTAERGPGFDISCMVNDRRDESSAGPAAAPLTQEQAHAARDGSAFLWAGTTDRPSERMFLTIEDELEGILLNLSADTHHFPPAQFEPLLRGIEDLAIEAAVDSAARTEPEDKGNGNGRS, encoded by the coding sequence ATGGGAGGCGCCGTCGCGGACGAGATCCTGGAGGCGCCACCGATGAAGGTCAGCGATGCGGGGCGCGCGTTCCCGATGTGCTTACCTGGCGAAGGCGACGGGCACCCGCTGCCCGGGCCCGCCGAGCGGGTGGGCGTCGCCTTCGCCGGACTGGATGCGGGTGTCGAGGTGTTGACCTGGGGGCAGTGGTCGCTGTGGGAGGCGATGTCGCGGCACGGGTCGTGGATGCCGCTGGGAGGTGCCAAGCCGCTGGAGGCCGGCGTGTCCGTCGGGGACGTCGCGGCGGAACTGCGGTACCTGGTGACCCGGTACCCGTCGATGCGCACCCGGTTGCGCTTCGGCGCGGGCGACGAGCCCGCGCAGGAGCTGTTCGGGGCGGGCGAGATATTCCTTGAGGTCTATGACGCCGGCGACGGAACGACCCCCGGCGAACTGGCCGCGGCCGTCGAGGCGAACTACCGGCACGAGCCCTTCCACCTCGCCGACGATTGGCCGGTCCGCATGGCCGTGATCCGGCGCGGGGGAAACCTGACGCACATGGTCGCGATCATGTGCCATCTGGTCACGGACGCGGCCGGCGCCCGGGTGATGCTGCGCGAGGTGGCGGCCGGGGCCACCGAGCCGCCCGTGGGCATGCAGCCACTGGAGCAGGCCCGCTGGCAGCGCTCCTCGGCCGGCCGGCGCCAGGACGACAGGGCGCTGCGTTACCACGAGAACGTGCTGGCCACGATCGCGCCGCGCCGCCTGCCTTACTCGGGGGACCCGCGCAGCCCCCGTTTCTGGAGCGCGGATCTGCGGACCCGCGCATTGCGGCCCGCGGCCCAGGCCCTCGTGCAACGCACCGGCGCCACGGCGTCCACCGTGCTGCTGGCGCTGTACGCGGTCGCGCTGGCGCGCATCACCGGAGTCAACCCGGTAGTGGTGCGTCCCCTGGTGGGCAACCGGTTCCGCCCGGGCCTGGCGGACGTGGTGTGCATGCTCTCGCAGCCGGGCCTGTGCGCGCTCGATGTGGCGGACACCACGGTCGACGAGGCAGTGGCCCGCATGCAGCGCGCGGTGATGAGCGCGTACAAGTACGGCTACTACGACCCGCGGCGGCTCGCCGAGCTGGTCGACCGGGTCACGGCGGAACGCGGGCCCGGCTTCGACATCTCCTGCATGGTGAACGACCGCCGCGACGAGTCCTCCGCCGGCCCGGCAGCCGCGCCGCTCACCCAGGAGCAGGCGCACGCCGCACGCGACGGCAGCGCCTTCCTCTGGGCAGGCACGACCGACAGGCCCTCCGAGCGCATGTTCCTGACCATCGAGGACGAGCTCGAGGGCATCCTGCTGAACCTCAGCGCGGACACGCACCACTTCCCCCCGGCGCAGTTCGAGCCGCTGCTGCGGGGGATCGAAGACCTCGCGATCGAGGCCGCCGTCGACTCCGCCGCGCGGACAGAGCCCGAAGACAAGGGGAACGGCAACGGGCGGTCCTGA
- a CDS encoding AAA family ATPase, which translates to MSLLAPPAPVRPAPLLGRQAEMERVTAALAAAAAGRGSALVVTGEPGAGKSRFAAEALAAATAAGLAAARGGVSAVAPPVPYRPLIETLLGLARTGPLPDSRELGRYAQVLAGLLPAPGVPPYPPNPPREPRPGAPAAPAPARAAPDPRLAAELPGALRAGPPDPARGGSPVCTATQPHEAAGPAERLRAAAAEAAPGGLPQHAPAAAGGSGAAPLVVGEALLRVMGAVGRRRGCLLVVDDLEDADGHTLAAVEYMLDNLAGQPVVMLLTTGRAAGAAADLGARACQRGTATVLELGPLGRADVRRLVAAELGTAPVEVGAELLDQVIAESGGNAFLVRELARDLTARSSTSLRAEAVPPGVARSVARRVERLGPGARTVLGVAALFGQRFPLPVLRRTVGRGDGDLAAVLSGAAASYLLEPDACSPGWYAFRHPVAARAAHDALTPGERVRYARRAAAALAALHPGLPGEWCARAAGLYRVAGDTGEAVRLAHEVGRRALADGTVRQAVVLLSAAHRPADTAIPGELRASVLESLLRAAGYAARYDLLPELTAGIEALDAPEVPAARRAVLCAGLAELAALAGHPVQALHHLDVARRLLGDRPADEHAAEVDAAAAQVEPHRLAPDRLRTAVAAARRAVDAALRAGLPETECRALVLLGRLAAPEDPDIAAGHLLAACALARQHRLPALRVTAEIELALLAAHREGRWASLEQARQEAVRLGVLPPAHDAGFALALDEIRRGTLTSAGGRLTQAMPCANQQGMGRDLPLLHLADAVRHAHHGRRAEMGAALDRLAPYIDDAPGVRAMSHGLARAFCSLLEEEREAAEREFAQALAYDTENPARCDTGRHGAGLLLGVLAGRVGRQHYARGAAVDRWNQVFAGMAHAVLLGREGRAAEADAAARGALDAGTPYPRARHLAVRLAAWEAYEHDWGNPVIWLRDAEEHFHSAGLSAVAGACRGLLRGMGAQLRQRRTGIESVPASLRRHGVTVREFEVARLLAARIGNKDIAGRLHISPRTVEKHVASLLRKTGHRDRAAFASAAVELAAGSR; encoded by the coding sequence GTGAGCCTGCTGGCGCCGCCCGCGCCGGTGCGGCCCGCGCCGCTACTCGGACGGCAGGCGGAGATGGAGCGCGTCACGGCGGCGCTGGCCGCGGCGGCGGCCGGCCGCGGCAGCGCCCTCGTCGTCACGGGCGAGCCCGGCGCCGGCAAGTCCCGGTTCGCCGCGGAAGCCCTCGCCGCCGCCACCGCCGCGGGATTGGCCGCCGCCCGGGGCGGCGTGAGCGCCGTGGCCCCGCCGGTGCCGTACCGCCCGCTCATCGAGACCCTGCTCGGCCTCGCCCGCACCGGACCGCTCCCGGACAGCCGCGAGCTGGGGCGTTACGCCCAGGTGCTCGCCGGCCTGCTCCCCGCGCCCGGCGTGCCGCCGTACCCGCCGAATCCGCCGCGGGAGCCCCGGCCCGGCGCCCCCGCGGCGCCGGCGCCCGCCCGCGCGGCCCCCGACCCGCGCCTGGCGGCGGAGTTACCGGGAGCCCTCCGAGCCGGCCCGCCGGACCCGGCCCGCGGGGGCTCCCCCGTCTGTACGGCCACTCAACCGCACGAAGCGGCAGGCCCGGCGGAACGCCTCCGCGCGGCCGCGGCGGAAGCGGCTCCCGGGGGCTTGCCGCAGCACGCGCCGGCCGCCGCGGGCGGGAGCGGGGCGGCACCGCTCGTCGTCGGGGAGGCGTTGCTGCGGGTGATGGGTGCCGTGGGGCGGAGGCGCGGGTGCCTGCTCGTGGTGGACGACCTGGAGGACGCGGACGGGCACACGCTCGCCGCGGTGGAGTACATGCTGGACAACCTCGCCGGGCAGCCTGTCGTGATGCTGCTCACCACGGGGCGGGCCGCGGGCGCCGCGGCGGACCTCGGGGCGCGGGCCTGCCAGCGGGGGACGGCCACGGTGCTGGAGCTGGGGCCGCTGGGGCGGGCGGACGTACGGCGTCTGGTGGCGGCGGAGTTGGGCACCGCGCCGGTCGAGGTCGGCGCCGAACTTCTCGATCAGGTGATCGCGGAGTCAGGCGGGAACGCCTTCCTGGTACGGGAGTTGGCCCGCGACCTCACCGCCCGCAGCTCAACCAGCCTGCGTGCCGAGGCCGTTCCGCCCGGTGTCGCCCGCAGCGTCGCCCGGCGGGTGGAGCGGCTCGGGCCCGGCGCGCGGACGGTGCTCGGGGTCGCGGCGCTGTTCGGGCAGCGCTTCCCGCTGCCGGTGCTGCGCCGCACGGTGGGCCGCGGCGACGGCGACCTGGCCGCGGTTCTCAGCGGCGCCGCCGCATCGTATCTCCTGGAGCCGGACGCCTGCAGCCCCGGTTGGTACGCCTTCCGGCACCCTGTCGCCGCGCGGGCCGCGCACGACGCCCTCACTCCCGGCGAGCGCGTCCGCTACGCGCGTAGGGCCGCCGCCGCGCTGGCCGCGCTGCATCCGGGGCTGCCCGGCGAGTGGTGCGCGCGGGCCGCCGGGCTGTACCGCGTCGCCGGGGACACCGGCGAGGCGGTACGGCTCGCCCACGAGGTCGGGCGGCGGGCCCTCGCGGACGGCACGGTGCGGCAGGCCGTGGTGCTGCTGTCCGCCGCGCACCGGCCGGCCGACACCGCGATCCCCGGCGAACTGCGAGCGAGTGTGCTGGAGTCGCTGCTGCGCGCCGCCGGGTATGCCGCCCGCTACGACCTGCTGCCGGAACTGACCGCCGGGATCGAGGCGTTGGACGCTCCCGAGGTGCCCGCCGCCCGCCGGGCGGTGCTGTGCGCGGGCCTTGCCGAACTCGCCGCGCTCGCCGGACACCCGGTGCAGGCCCTGCACCACCTGGACGTCGCCCGCCGGCTGCTCGGCGACCGTCCCGCCGACGAGCACGCCGCCGAGGTCGACGCGGCCGCCGCCCAGGTCGAGCCGCACCGCCTGGCGCCGGATCGGCTGCGTACCGCCGTAGCGGCCGCCCGCCGCGCGGTGGACGCGGCCCTCCGCGCCGGGCTGCCCGAGACCGAGTGCCGGGCCCTGGTCCTGCTCGGCCGGTTGGCCGCCCCGGAGGACCCGGACATCGCCGCCGGGCACCTGCTCGCCGCGTGCGCGCTGGCCCGCCAGCACCGGCTGCCCGCGCTGCGCGTCACCGCCGAGATCGAGCTGGCGCTGCTCGCCGCCCACCGCGAGGGGCGCTGGGCCTCGCTGGAGCAGGCCCGGCAGGAGGCGGTTCGGCTCGGCGTCCTGCCGCCCGCGCACGACGCCGGCTTCGCCCTCGCCCTCGACGAGATCCGGCGCGGCACGCTCACCTCCGCCGGGGGGCGCCTCACTCAGGCCATGCCCTGCGCGAACCAGCAGGGCATGGGCCGCGACCTGCCGCTGCTGCACCTCGCCGACGCCGTACGGCACGCCCACCACGGCCGGCGGGCCGAGATGGGGGCCGCGCTGGACCGCCTGGCGCCGTACATCGACGACGCGCCGGGCGTACGGGCGATGTCCCACGGCCTCGCGCGGGCCTTCTGCTCGCTGCTGGAAGAGGAACGGGAGGCAGCAGAGCGGGAGTTCGCCCAAGCCCTCGCCTACGACACGGAGAACCCGGCGAGGTGCGACACCGGCCGGCACGGCGCCGGGTTGCTGCTCGGCGTGCTGGCCGGCCGGGTGGGCCGGCAGCACTACGCGCGGGGCGCGGCCGTCGACCGCTGGAATCAGGTCTTCGCCGGCATGGCGCACGCGGTTCTGCTGGGCCGCGAGGGCCGGGCGGCGGAGGCGGACGCCGCCGCCCGTGGCGCGCTCGACGCCGGCACGCCGTACCCGCGGGCCCGCCACCTGGCCGTACGGCTGGCGGCGTGGGAGGCGTACGAGCACGACTGGGGGAACCCGGTGATCTGGCTGCGCGATGCCGAGGAGCACTTCCACTCCGCCGGCCTCTCCGCGGTGGCCGGCGCCTGCCGGGGGCTGCTGCGTGGCATGGGCGCGCAGTTACGGCAGCGGCGCACCGGCATCGAGAGCGTCCCCGCGTCCTTACGCCGGCACGGCGTCACCGTTCGGGAGTTCGAAGTGGCCCGGCTGCTCGCGGCCCGCATAGGCAACAAGGACATCGCCGGGCGCCTGCACATCTCGCCCCGCACGGTGGAGAAGCACGTCGCGAGCCTGCTGCGCAAGACCGGGCACCGCGACCGCGCGGCCTTCGCGAGCGCGGCGGTGGAGCTCGCGGCGGGTTCGAGGTGA
- a CDS encoding integrase core domain-containing protein: protein MTRRGSVCPGLMLRRSFVHGQPAADHAHARLAGPIAAAWWRRPVELARYTSQQYAALANRFGVRLSVGRTGQCWDNALAESFFATIKRELLNTTTWPTRATARTAIFDFIEGPRCPIG, encoded by the coding sequence ATGACACGCCGCGGGAGCGTGTGCCCCGGGCTGATGCTGCGAAGAAGCTTTGTCCATGGTCAACCTGCCGCGGATCATGCCCATGCTCGCCTCGCCGGGCCGATTGCCGCTGCCTGGTGGCGACGACCGGTTGAACTCGCCCGATACACCAGCCAGCAATACGCCGCCCTGGCAAACCGGTTCGGGGTTCGCCTGTCAGTCGGCCGCACCGGGCAGTGCTGGGACAACGCACTCGCCGAGTCGTTCTTCGCCACCATCAAACGCGAACTCCTCAACACGACGACCTGGCCCACCCGGGCCACCGCACGCACCGCCATCTTCGACTTCATCGAGGGACCCCGTTGCCCAATTGGGTGA
- a CDS encoding integrase core domain-containing protein codes for MLSKLAYLSVSSVFAMLRLLPMSDRDKDVETLALRHQITVLERQLNGQRIQFDPGDRVFLAALLHHLPKEALRHMRLLMRPDTILRWHRDLVARRHAARSRPHRGGRPRTVRSIRALVLRLVRENPSWGYRRVHGELLVLGVDVAASTVWEILHDAGIPPAPERASSTWADFLHSQAYALLACDFFETVTLSGARLYVFVVIEHASRRIRILGATAHPTAVWVTQTAKNLVMDLEDADCRARFLIRDRDGKFPALFDTTLADAGIEVVLSGMRIPRMNSIMERWVQTCRRELLDRTLIWNHHHLLHALREFEQFYNGHRPHQGIANARPLHPLPPPITDPAQIGRLDIRKRDPLGGILHEYQHAA; via the coding sequence GTGCTGTCGAAACTCGCCTACCTGAGCGTGTCGAGCGTGTTCGCGATGCTCCGCCTGCTGCCGATGAGCGACCGGGACAAGGACGTGGAGACCCTGGCGCTACGCCATCAGATCACCGTGCTGGAACGGCAACTGAACGGGCAGCGAATCCAGTTCGATCCGGGAGACCGGGTTTTTCTGGCGGCGTTGCTGCACCACCTCCCGAAGGAGGCGCTGCGGCACATGCGGCTGCTGATGCGGCCGGACACAATCCTGCGCTGGCACCGTGACCTGGTCGCACGCCGCCACGCCGCCCGGTCCCGGCCCCACCGCGGAGGCCGGCCGCGCACCGTCCGCTCCATCCGAGCCCTCGTACTGCGCCTGGTCCGCGAAAACCCCAGTTGGGGGTACCGGCGCGTACACGGGGAACTGCTCGTACTCGGAGTGGACGTAGCCGCATCCACCGTCTGGGAAATCCTGCACGACGCCGGCATCCCACCGGCACCGGAGCGGGCATCGAGCACCTGGGCCGACTTCCTGCACTCCCAGGCCTACGCTCTGCTGGCGTGCGACTTCTTCGAGACCGTCACCTTGTCCGGAGCCCGGCTGTACGTGTTCGTGGTGATCGAGCATGCCAGCCGGCGGATCCGGATCCTGGGCGCGACCGCGCACCCCACCGCCGTCTGGGTGACACAGACGGCGAAGAACCTCGTCATGGACCTCGAAGACGCCGACTGCCGGGCACGGTTCCTGATCCGCGATCGCGACGGGAAGTTCCCCGCCCTGTTCGACACCACCCTCGCCGACGCCGGCATCGAGGTGGTCCTCAGCGGCATGCGCATCCCACGCATGAACTCAATCATGGAACGATGGGTGCAGACCTGCCGCCGCGAACTCCTCGACCGCACCCTCATATGGAACCACCACCACTTGCTCCACGCCCTACGGGAGTTCGAGCAGTTCTACAACGGGCACCGCCCCCACCAGGGCATCGCCAACGCCCGCCCTCTTCACCCGTTGCCGCCGCCCATCACCGACCCGGCGCAGATCGGCCGCCTCGACATACGAAAACGCGACCCACTCGGCGGCATTCTCCACGAATACCAACATGCAGCCTGA
- a CDS encoding transposase has protein sequence MAPAVPAHDHRRSARGVLAGKDDLPPSRARITSPYDPDSRNAVKRGSAWDGYKVHFSETCDARETGRPHLITHVVTTDATVGDPVVVDEIHDRLDAKGLLPGEHLMDAGYISAELLLTAPTQRGVRVIGPVRPMTRRTVQATGYDKASFTIDWDAHRAICPDGAHSRYWTEGLDNNQRPAIRIRFATETCAPCPSRGQCTNSTRYGRQLTVRPQDQDAVLERVRAEQTTEEWKAVYALRSGVEGTIHQAVMAAGARRTRYAGLRKTALAHVLTATAVNLIRLDAWWTGQPLAPTRTSHLAALDLAA, from the coding sequence GTGGCTCCAGCAGTTCCAGCGCACGATCACCGACGGAGTGCAAGAGGTGTCCTGGCGGGGAAAGACGATCTCCCGCCCAGCAGAGCACGGATCACCTCGCCCTACGACCCCGACTCCCGCAACGCCGTCAAGCGCGGCTCGGCCTGGGACGGCTACAAAGTCCACTTCAGCGAGACCTGCGACGCCCGGGAGACCGGCCGACCGCATCTGATCACCCACGTGGTGACAACGGACGCCACGGTCGGCGACCCCGTGGTCGTCGACGAGATCCATGACCGCCTCGACGCCAAGGGCCTGCTGCCGGGCGAACACCTGATGGATGCCGGCTACATCTCCGCGGAGCTCCTGTTGACGGCGCCCACCCAGAGAGGTGTCCGCGTGATCGGCCCGGTCCGGCCCATGACCCGCCGCACCGTCCAGGCAACCGGCTACGACAAGGCATCCTTCACTATCGACTGGGACGCTCATCGGGCGATCTGCCCCGACGGTGCCCACAGTCGTTACTGGACCGAGGGACTCGACAACAATCAGCGACCCGCGATCCGCATCCGCTTCGCCACCGAGACCTGCGCGCCCTGCCCGTCCCGCGGGCAGTGCACCAACTCAACACGTTACGGCCGACAGCTCACCGTCCGCCCACAAGATCAAGACGCCGTCCTCGAACGCGTCCGCGCGGAGCAAACCACCGAGGAGTGGAAGGCGGTCTATGCCCTCCGCTCCGGAGTGGAGGGCACGATCCACCAGGCGGTCATGGCCGCCGGCGCTCGCCGCACCCGCTACGCAGGACTGCGAAAGACCGCCCTCGCACACGTCCTTACAGCCACCGCCGTCAACCTCATCCGCCTCGATGCCTGGTGGACCGGGCAGCCACTCGCACCTACCCGAACATCACACCTCGCCGCCCTCGACCTCGCCGCATAG
- the lanKC gene encoding class III lanthionine synthetase LanKC → MRDERWVNRFLFAWNDTLFFDPLDVYYEPRDDHFLASFDEGLRARFVRSGIWWSHRHNEELPAQGWKIHVSASQRTVRRVAATVIDYLTSHRTDFKIALDMNIFEMLNSKAMSRGAAGKLVTIYPDDEDRFRTCLADLAVLLDGVEGAYILSDMRYRDSKALYFRYGQFLPTHIMDVMGRPIPHIVGPDGPVPDERAIGYAQPPWQSWPFTDWKPADYGADDDAGLLGGRFRVTEAMQFSNTGGVYKAEDTARGNRIVVVKEARPYTHLNPRLDHDAVDIHKREWTFLNRLGDLDSFPTPITSFQHWEHHFIAEEFIEGKDIRSVLLERNPLARPGRSTERSRDFLHIYLSVFRGLARAVRDAHSRQVILGDLTAANLLVDADTFTVTVLDLESCRLAEAESGDAHLAAAVDLFTPGFSHSRRRFQASEYEDDLFGLAMTMAYFIFPIAAMSYLREDVLGLYPVFTERLGWPAAVHELLTDLLDARATLQQVLEFLDREEELIAAVTDAPPPVLDERRLELAATEAGVARFVEAVADTGRETLFPVDPFAHVTNPLSLGTGASGVLWALRATGVTIRPEWTDWLDRRLAALDTAEYPDGLMNGLAGIAWAADSLGMGDHARKLLATANRRGIDSTDHTFYYGLAGLGLTNLRFHLGSRDERDLDAALACARRLTDLARHEGDHTYWVNSFSQKDPFTGLGFGQAGVALFLLRISQVTGDESYADLGRRALAWEMAHAEPLGEDGLVMFKHAGTMEPYVEVGSAGVLQVLLRYGLTDDAREIARALDICQSVLPGYAFGLTGVADALLDAADRTGDAAYRQLALRQIDFVRQVFVFEPAEKFGLPREEGKPLLALPGEGLLRCSCDYLTGSAGLLRVLHRFTSGGTADLLLDELDEADGLPWRATPALRDGLGERGRQEEASR, encoded by the coding sequence ATGCGCGACGAACGCTGGGTCAACCGCTTCCTTTTCGCCTGGAACGACACGCTCTTCTTCGACCCGCTCGATGTCTACTACGAGCCGCGCGACGACCACTTCCTCGCGTCCTTCGACGAGGGGCTGCGCGCCCGCTTCGTACGCAGCGGCATCTGGTGGAGCCACCGGCACAACGAGGAGCTGCCGGCGCAAGGGTGGAAGATCCACGTGTCGGCGAGCCAGCGGACCGTGCGGCGGGTGGCCGCGACGGTCATCGACTACCTCACCAGCCACCGGACCGACTTCAAGATCGCCCTCGACATGAACATCTTCGAGATGCTCAACTCCAAGGCGATGTCGCGCGGGGCCGCCGGGAAGCTGGTGACGATCTACCCCGACGACGAGGACCGCTTCCGCACCTGCCTCGCCGACCTGGCGGTGCTGCTCGACGGAGTCGAGGGCGCGTACATCCTCTCGGACATGCGCTACCGGGACAGCAAGGCGCTCTACTTCCGGTACGGCCAGTTCCTGCCCACCCACATCATGGATGTCATGGGCCGGCCGATCCCGCACATCGTCGGTCCCGACGGGCCGGTGCCGGACGAGCGGGCTATCGGATACGCCCAACCGCCTTGGCAGTCTTGGCCGTTCACCGACTGGAAGCCCGCCGACTACGGCGCCGACGACGACGCCGGCCTGCTCGGCGGCCGCTTCCGGGTCACCGAGGCGATGCAGTTCTCCAACACCGGTGGCGTCTACAAGGCCGAGGACACCGCGCGCGGCAACAGGATCGTGGTGGTCAAGGAGGCCCGTCCGTACACCCACCTCAACCCGCGGCTGGACCACGACGCCGTCGACATCCACAAGCGCGAGTGGACGTTCCTCAACCGGCTCGGCGACCTCGACTCCTTCCCGACCCCGATCACCTCCTTCCAGCACTGGGAACACCACTTCATCGCCGAGGAGTTCATCGAGGGCAAGGACATCCGCTCGGTGCTGCTGGAACGCAATCCGCTGGCCAGGCCCGGACGTTCCACCGAGCGGTCGCGCGACTTCCTGCACATCTACCTGTCGGTCTTCCGCGGACTGGCCCGCGCGGTGCGCGACGCGCACAGCCGCCAGGTGATCCTCGGCGACCTCACCGCGGCGAACCTGCTGGTCGACGCTGACACCTTCACCGTCACCGTGCTCGACCTGGAGTCCTGCCGGCTCGCCGAGGCGGAATCCGGCGACGCCCATCTGGCCGCTGCCGTCGACCTGTTCACGCCCGGCTTCAGCCACTCCCGGCGGCGCTTCCAGGCCTCCGAGTACGAGGACGACCTCTTCGGCCTGGCGATGACCATGGCCTACTTCATCTTCCCGATCGCGGCGATGTCGTACCTGCGCGAGGACGTGCTGGGGCTCTACCCGGTCTTCACCGAGCGGCTGGGCTGGCCGGCCGCCGTCCACGAGCTGCTGACCGACCTGCTCGACGCGCGCGCCACGCTCCAGCAGGTGCTGGAATTCCTCGACCGCGAGGAGGAGCTGATCGCCGCCGTCACCGACGCCCCGCCGCCCGTACTGGACGAGCGGCGGCTCGAACTCGCCGCGACCGAGGCGGGCGTCGCTCGCTTCGTCGAGGCCGTCGCCGACACCGGCCGGGAAACCCTCTTCCCCGTCGACCCGTTCGCGCACGTCACCAATCCGCTCAGCCTCGGCACCGGCGCGAGCGGCGTGCTGTGGGCGCTGAGGGCCACCGGCGTGACTATCCGGCCCGAGTGGACGGACTGGCTGGACCGGCGGCTCGCCGCCCTCGACACCGCCGAGTACCCCGACGGCCTGATGAACGGCCTGGCCGGCATCGCCTGGGCGGCCGACTCGCTGGGCATGGGCGACCACGCCAGGAAGCTGCTCGCGACCGCCAACCGGCGCGGCATCGACAGCACTGACCACACCTTCTACTACGGCCTCGCCGGTCTCGGCCTGACCAACCTGCGCTTCCACCTCGGCAGCCGCGACGAGCGCGACCTCGACGCCGCCCTCGCCTGTGCCCGCAGGCTCACCGACCTCGCCCGGCACGAGGGCGACCACACCTACTGGGTCAACTCCTTCTCCCAGAAGGACCCGTTCACCGGGCTCGGTTTCGGGCAGGCCGGAGTGGCGCTGTTCCTGCTGCGGATCAGCCAGGTCACCGGCGACGAGAGCTACGCAGACCTCGGGCGGCGCGCGCTGGCGTGGGAGATGGCGCACGCGGAGCCGCTGGGGGAGGACGGACTGGTCATGTTCAAGCACGCCGGGACGATGGAACCCTACGTCGAGGTCGGCTCGGCCGGTGTGCTCCAGGTGCTGCTGCGCTACGGCCTCACCGACGACGCCCGCGAGATCGCCCGGGCCCTCGACATCTGCCAGTCGGTGCTGCCCGGTTACGCCTTCGGCCTCACCGGGGTCGCCGACGCACTGCTGGACGCAGCCGACCGCACCGGCGACGCCGCCTACCGGCAACTGGCCCTGCGGCAGATCGACTTCGTCCGGCAAGTCTTCGTCTTCGAGCCCGCCGAGAAATTCGGCCTGCCGAGGGAGGAGGGCAAGCCGCTGCTCGCGCTGCCCGGCGAGGGGCTGCTGCGCTGCTCGTGCGACTACCTCACCGGCTCGGCCGGCTTGCTGCGGGTCCTGCACCGCTTCACCTCCGGCGGCACCGCGGACCTCCTCCTTGACGAACTGGACGAAGCGGACGGGCTACCGTGGCGGGCCACGCCCGCACTGCGGGACGGGTTGGGCGAGCGCGGCCGGCAGGAAGAGGCGTCCCGGTGA
- a CDS encoding class III lanthipeptide: MSILNMQRLEPTIDQSVVAVISSTSSSSNCCSSPKKPGE; this comes from the coding sequence ATGAGCATTTTGAACATGCAGCGGTTGGAGCCGACCATCGACCAGAGCGTGGTGGCGGTCATCAGCTCCACGAGCAGCAGCAGCAACTGCTGCAGCTCGCCCAAGAAGCCGGGAGAGTGA
- a CDS encoding class III lanthipeptide encodes MSILNMQRLEPTIDQSVVAVISCTSSGSDCCKSPVKKPTG; translated from the coding sequence ATGAGCATTTTGAACATGCAGCGGTTGGAGCCGACCATCGACCAGAGCGTGGTGGCGGTCATCAGCTGCACGAGCAGCGGCAGCGACTGCTGCAAGTCGCCGGTGAAGAAGCCGACGGGCTGA
- a CDS encoding class III lanthipeptide: MSILNMQRLEPTIDQSVVAVISSTSSSSDCCKSPVKKPTG; this comes from the coding sequence ATGAGCATTTTGAACATGCAGCGGTTGGAGCCGACCATCGACCAGAGCGTGGTGGCGGTCATCAGCTCCACGAGCAGCAGCAGCGACTGCTGCAAGTCGCCGGTGAAGAAGCCGACGGGCTGA